A single genomic interval of Terriglobus albidus harbors:
- a CDS encoding DNA polymerase Y family protein: protein MGRCTMNSGELYACLLVKEFSAQALLRLRPELREKPCVVLDGEPPAETVCSLNTRARLLGVQRGMTKVEVDTFGNITMLSRSRSAEAASKTALLECAGTYSPRVELQEEENVFLCCLDITGTEALFGPPEVLARSLRQRVALLGISAQVAVSGNFHTSMLLAKGLPARTAIVVVPTAQESAALASLPLSVLGISEVHAETLSRWGIRTLGMLAGLPQTDLIARLGQDGKRLQQMATGTLPHLFQPIDIPFVLEETAELDYPLDNLESLLFGVAIMLEQLIVRAAMRVYALASVTIELHLEGGRTHCRTVSPRIPTNDKHLWLKLLHLDLEAHPANAPIDKVCLRAEPGATSKVQLGLFSPQLPEPGRLDVTLARITALVGDNNIGRAVLDDTHTSPGFHMEPFVIPSGNATTQISRTAYGCLRRVCPPEQLTITLESGRPSGFFFRGHRYTVRNAYGPWLAGGEWWNEQTWRQEQWDLIARGDDESMLYGCVLQDLIHKSWLLVGLYD, encoded by the coding sequence ATGGGCAGGTGCACAATGAACTCCGGCGAGTTGTATGCCTGCCTGCTGGTGAAGGAATTCTCTGCTCAGGCATTACTACGTCTGCGTCCGGAGCTGCGCGAGAAGCCGTGTGTGGTTCTGGACGGCGAGCCGCCAGCCGAAACGGTGTGCTCGTTAAACACCAGAGCGCGGTTGTTGGGTGTGCAACGAGGAATGACGAAGGTTGAAGTGGATACCTTCGGAAACATAACAATGCTGTCCCGTTCCAGATCTGCCGAAGCGGCGTCGAAGACCGCGCTTCTGGAGTGTGCAGGGACCTACTCTCCGCGCGTTGAACTACAGGAAGAGGAGAATGTCTTTCTCTGCTGCCTGGACATCACCGGAACCGAAGCACTCTTTGGTCCGCCTGAAGTTCTTGCCAGGTCCTTGCGGCAGCGCGTGGCATTGCTTGGTATCTCTGCCCAGGTGGCGGTAAGCGGAAACTTCCATACGAGCATGCTGCTTGCAAAGGGGCTTCCTGCCAGGACAGCTATCGTTGTCGTCCCAACCGCTCAAGAATCAGCGGCATTGGCTTCCCTTCCCTTATCCGTCCTGGGCATCTCAGAAGTGCATGCCGAGACATTGTCTCGATGGGGCATCCGTACGCTTGGCATGTTGGCAGGCTTACCCCAGACAGATCTCATTGCCCGCCTGGGACAGGATGGCAAACGCCTGCAACAGATGGCTACCGGAACCTTGCCTCATCTCTTCCAGCCTATCGATATCCCGTTTGTACTTGAAGAAACAGCGGAGCTGGACTATCCACTCGACAACCTTGAATCCCTGCTTTTCGGTGTAGCCATCATGTTGGAACAACTCATCGTCCGCGCCGCCATGCGTGTCTACGCACTCGCATCGGTGACGATTGAGCTTCATCTGGAAGGAGGTAGAACACACTGCCGCACAGTATCTCCTCGCATTCCTACCAACGATAAACATCTGTGGTTGAAGCTGCTTCATCTCGATCTTGAAGCTCATCCTGCGAATGCTCCCATCGATAAAGTCTGTCTTCGCGCCGAGCCGGGAGCTACCAGCAAAGTCCAACTTGGGTTGTTCTCTCCACAGCTTCCTGAACCCGGCCGGCTGGATGTCACGCTCGCGCGCATTACGGCATTAGTCGGCGATAACAACATCGGCCGCGCCGTACTCGATGACACGCACACTTCACCCGGTTTCCATATGGAGCCGTTCGTTATTCCCTCAGGCAACGCCACCACGCAGATCTCCCGCACGGCATACGGCTGCCTTCGGCGCGTATGCCCACCGGAACAACTAACCATCACACTCGAGTCCGGAAGACCATCAGGATTTTTCTTTCGAGGACATCGCTATACAGTTCGGAATGCCTATGGGCCGTGGCTTGCAGGCGGCGAATGGTGGAATGAGCAGACCTGGCGGCAGGAGCAATGGGATCTGATTGCACGAGGCGATGACGAATCAATGCTGTACGGCTGCGTGCTCCAGGATCTTATTCACAAATCCTGGCTTCTTGTAGGGCTTTATGACTAG
- a CDS encoding RNA polymerase sigma factor — protein sequence MSNIHQTIEAVWKIESTRLIAGIARVTRDVGLAEELAQDALVAALEQWPEEGIPEKPAAWLMTAAKRRAIDYLRRGQMLDQKHGEIAREVEFQQQRLSEALDIALDQVIDDDVLRLIFTACHPVLAIEGRVALTLRLICGLTTVEIARAFLVPEKTLGQRIFRAKRTLSEAHVPFETPRGDELRRRVESVLSVVYLIFNEGYTATSGEEWMRVALCDDALRLGRILVELLPGESEVHGLLALMELQASRTAARRGRDGQAILLLEQDRSLWDYAQIRRGITALDQAKKLGGGAGNYALQAAIAACHARARTPQETNWEQIVLLYDALLQISPSPIVALNRAVAVGMERGPAAGLAELDTLSAEPALAGYHLLPSIRGDLLLKLGRFTEAREEIQRAIDMTQNSREKELLMDRLERFSL from the coding sequence ATGAGCAACATCCACCAGACGATTGAGGCGGTGTGGAAGATCGAATCCACCCGCCTTATCGCGGGGATTGCCCGCGTCACCCGCGACGTCGGCCTTGCAGAGGAGCTGGCGCAGGACGCGCTTGTCGCAGCTCTCGAGCAATGGCCGGAAGAAGGTATCCCGGAAAAGCCGGCGGCATGGCTGATGACGGCGGCCAAACGGCGCGCCATCGACTATTTACGCCGCGGACAAATGCTCGACCAGAAACACGGAGAGATCGCTCGGGAAGTTGAATTCCAACAACAACGGCTATCCGAAGCATTGGACATCGCCCTGGACCAGGTCATCGACGACGATGTCCTGCGCCTCATCTTTACTGCCTGCCATCCGGTCCTCGCGATTGAAGGACGAGTCGCACTTACGTTGCGGCTGATCTGCGGACTCACCACAGTCGAGATTGCCCGGGCTTTCCTGGTGCCGGAAAAGACCCTGGGCCAGCGGATCTTTCGCGCCAAGAGGACTCTCTCCGAAGCCCACGTTCCCTTTGAGACTCCGCGTGGAGATGAGCTGCGCAGAAGAGTTGAGTCCGTACTTTCGGTCGTCTACCTGATCTTCAATGAGGGATATACGGCAACCTCAGGCGAGGAATGGATGCGGGTCGCACTCTGTGACGACGCATTACGGTTAGGGCGAATACTCGTGGAACTTCTGCCCGGGGAGTCTGAGGTCCATGGTCTTCTGGCGCTCATGGAACTGCAGGCATCACGTACCGCTGCGCGCAGAGGACGGGATGGGCAAGCGATTCTCTTGCTGGAACAAGATCGATCTCTCTGGGACTACGCGCAGATCAGACGAGGAATAACGGCACTCGATCAAGCGAAGAAGTTAGGAGGTGGCGCCGGAAACTACGCGCTGCAGGCGGCGATCGCCGCCTGTCATGCACGCGCCCGCACTCCCCAGGAAACCAATTGGGAGCAGATCGTCCTCCTCTATGACGCGCTACTCCAGATCAGTCCCTCCCCAATTGTGGCGCTGAATCGGGCGGTGGCTGTCGGGATGGAACGAGGACCAGCCGCCGGACTGGCCGAACTGGATACACTCTCTGCTGAACCTGCGTTAGCCGGCTATCACCTGCTTCCAAGTATTCGTGGCGATCTGCTTCTCAAGCTGGGCAGATTCACCGAGGCCCGTGAAGAGATCCAGCGCGCAATCGACATGACACAAAACAGCAGAGAGAAAGAATTACTAATGGATAGGTTAGAGCGTTTTTCCCTGTAG
- a CDS encoding recombinase RecA, which translates to MPLASTIRLQVESALARKIPSALTPAPRLIRPQIPTGLAELDELSGGGFPLGALTELVGAECSGRTSVALSFLAQLTEANKVCAWVDSANAFHPASAAAIGVDLGRLLWVRCADVADTSTKTAKSVTLPPKYFIPGSPKKGLHGGGFGPHPRTEARGLSQAMAGLFTEKAPLPEPVEITEAKTNRSALGESVPANPITYRKRRARHYDAIERALRTTDLLLQTGGFSAIVLDLAGIAPQYVARIELSTWHRYRVAAEKTQACILLLTQYPCAKSGSELQLRLLDAEPILEARTVFSGMRPRIEVLRQRFPQPANNVVSMRKPPQTARMASWQSRTSWAGAQ; encoded by the coding sequence ATGCCGCTCGCCTCCACAATCCGACTGCAGGTTGAGTCAGCTCTAGCACGGAAGATTCCCTCTGCTTTGACGCCGGCTCCCAGGCTTATCCGGCCCCAGATACCCACGGGCCTGGCTGAGTTAGATGAGTTGTCGGGAGGAGGATTTCCCCTGGGAGCTTTGACGGAACTGGTCGGAGCTGAATGTAGCGGACGAACTTCAGTGGCTCTCTCGTTCCTTGCGCAGTTGACAGAGGCAAATAAGGTGTGCGCCTGGGTCGACTCGGCGAATGCCTTTCATCCTGCCTCTGCTGCTGCCATCGGAGTGGACTTAGGACGCCTGCTATGGGTCCGCTGTGCTGACGTTGCAGACACCTCTACGAAGACCGCAAAGTCTGTAACGTTGCCGCCGAAGTATTTCATCCCTGGCTCTCCGAAAAAAGGACTGCATGGTGGAGGATTTGGTCCTCATCCAAGAACCGAGGCCCGCGGACTCTCCCAAGCAATGGCCGGGCTTTTCACGGAAAAAGCTCCATTGCCCGAACCTGTGGAGATCACTGAGGCAAAGACAAACCGTTCGGCTCTAGGCGAATCTGTGCCGGCAAACCCCATCACGTATAGAAAGCGCCGTGCCAGGCATTACGACGCGATTGAGCGCGCTCTTCGCACCACTGATCTGCTTTTGCAGACTGGAGGTTTCAGCGCCATTGTTCTCGATCTCGCAGGTATCGCGCCGCAATACGTGGCACGTATTGAGCTATCGACGTGGCATCGCTATCGTGTTGCTGCGGAAAAGACGCAAGCCTGCATTCTGTTGCTGACCCAGTATCCATGCGCGAAGAGTGGATCGGAGCTGCAACTGCGCTTGCTGGATGCCGAACCGATCCTTGAAGCCCGCACAGTATTCAGCGGGATGCGGCCGCGCATCGAGGTATTGCGTCAACGCTTCCCGCAACCGGCAAACAATGTCGTGTCGATGCGCAAACCACCGCAAACGGCTCGTATGGCTTCCTGGCAGAGCCGAACTTCATGGGCAGGTGCACAATGA
- a CDS encoding DNA polymerase III subunit alpha, which translates to MTSGYVELHAASAFSFLEGGSSPEAMAKRAFEVDMPAIALLDRNGFYGSARFHKIASENHIHAHVGAEIASAAFGQRLAPPTWLPHQHRSEPARLPLLCETRQGYQNLCQLITRFKMREKKKQEGMATLSDLEEHAAGLICLTGGDEGPLASALQRGGEEAGRDLVERLIHIFGQKNVYVELQRHGEREEEWRNQAAIRIAQSLKLPLLATNGVRYATKQDREILDLFTAIRNHTELDRAGRLLSINSQRYIRDAKQMSTLFRDIPGAIENTLELSSRLTFQLSDLGYEFPRYPVPEGETMDSFLRKRVDEGVICRYGPKRNAALLERAKKQVDHELKLIAKLGFAGYFLIVWDIIRFCKRNDILIQGRGSAANSAVCYALEITAIDPVGMELLFERFLSESRGEWPDIDLDLPSEEKREEAIQYIYRRYGELGAAMTANVITYRGKSATREVGKALGFDAESLQRLSSIVANFEWKGPTDTMAHSFRNAGFDLCHPRIAKYLELCMRIQDLPRHLGQHSGGMVICQGQLDHVVPLERASMPGRTVVQWDKEDCADLGIIKVDLLGLGMMAVLKDCLELIPEHYGEPVDLAQLPEDDEVYRTLRRADTVGMFQVESRAQMASLPRNNPEKFYDLVVQVAIIRPGPIVGKMMHPYMRRRQKQEPVSYPHPLLESTLKRTLGVPLFQEQLLRMAMVVANFTGAEAEELRRAVGMRRSWERMKNLEGRLRAGMAANGIDAKTQDDIVQHISSFALYGFPESHAASFALIAYASAYFKVKYLAAFTCAILNCQPMGFYMPAVLVKDAQRHGLRVKHIDVQRSQWACTIEHEEDGTLSLRLGLGYAKGFRKQTADALVTEREGHGLFRSIDDFVTRMATINRKELTLLSSVGALNVLDGVQHRRDALWQVERAGRPEGPLLSQVSALREENPSSPLNKMTTEERLVADYAGTGLTVGQHPMACQRQELHRRSILSAEELRHYRHGDFVKAAGCVIARQRPGTAHGFVFLSMEDETGIANVIVTPDLFERERLIVTRSKFILVEGLLQNQDGVIHVKATRIRTLNDLSLEVRSHDFH; encoded by the coding sequence ATGACTAGCGGTTATGTAGAACTCCATGCCGCAAGCGCATTTTCTTTCCTCGAAGGCGGATCTTCGCCGGAGGCAATGGCGAAGCGCGCCTTTGAAGTAGATATGCCGGCAATAGCGTTACTCGATAGAAACGGATTCTATGGATCGGCTCGCTTTCATAAGATCGCCAGCGAGAACCATATCCATGCGCATGTCGGAGCCGAGATCGCATCGGCCGCCTTCGGACAGCGGCTCGCACCCCCAACCTGGCTGCCACATCAGCATCGTTCAGAGCCGGCGCGTCTGCCTCTGTTGTGCGAGACACGCCAGGGTTATCAGAACCTCTGCCAGCTCATCACACGATTCAAAATGCGTGAGAAGAAGAAACAGGAAGGCATGGCTACGCTATCGGATCTGGAAGAGCATGCCGCCGGTCTTATATGTCTTACGGGTGGGGATGAGGGACCGCTGGCTTCAGCCTTACAGCGAGGAGGAGAAGAAGCAGGCCGAGATCTCGTCGAGAGACTGATTCACATCTTCGGGCAAAAGAACGTCTACGTAGAGTTGCAACGCCATGGTGAACGCGAGGAAGAGTGGCGTAACCAGGCCGCCATTCGCATCGCGCAGTCGCTGAAGCTTCCTCTTCTTGCGACGAATGGAGTACGGTACGCGACCAAACAGGATCGGGAGATCCTGGACCTGTTTACAGCGATTCGCAACCATACGGAACTAGACCGGGCAGGCCGTCTGCTTTCCATCAACAGCCAACGTTATATTCGTGATGCGAAGCAGATGTCGACTTTGTTCCGGGATATCCCGGGGGCAATCGAGAACACACTTGAGTTGTCCTCGCGCTTGACCTTCCAGCTTTCAGACCTTGGCTATGAGTTCCCTCGCTATCCGGTTCCTGAAGGTGAAACAATGGACAGCTTTCTTCGCAAGCGGGTCGACGAAGGAGTGATCTGTCGTTATGGTCCGAAGCGAAATGCCGCTCTATTGGAGCGGGCAAAGAAACAGGTAGACCATGAATTGAAGCTTATTGCGAAGCTTGGTTTCGCCGGCTACTTTCTTATCGTCTGGGACATCATCCGGTTCTGTAAACGTAATGACATTCTGATCCAGGGACGCGGCAGCGCGGCGAACTCCGCCGTCTGCTATGCCCTTGAGATCACAGCCATCGACCCGGTCGGCATGGAGCTGCTTTTTGAGCGGTTTCTCTCCGAAAGCCGCGGTGAGTGGCCCGACATCGATCTGGATCTGCCATCGGAGGAAAAGCGCGAAGAGGCGATTCAATATATCTATCGCCGATATGGCGAGCTTGGCGCAGCGATGACAGCGAATGTCATCACGTATCGCGGTAAGTCCGCCACACGCGAGGTTGGAAAGGCGTTGGGATTCGATGCGGAGTCGCTTCAGCGGCTCTCTTCCATTGTGGCGAACTTTGAATGGAAGGGCCCCACGGACACGATGGCGCATTCCTTCCGAAATGCGGGGTTCGATCTCTGTCATCCCCGGATCGCAAAATATCTGGAACTCTGTATGAGGATTCAGGACTTGCCGCGTCACCTGGGGCAACATTCGGGTGGGATGGTAATTTGCCAGGGACAACTGGATCACGTTGTCCCGCTGGAACGCGCCTCAATGCCTGGCCGAACCGTTGTGCAATGGGACAAGGAAGACTGCGCCGATCTTGGCATTATCAAGGTGGATCTGCTCGGGCTGGGCATGATGGCCGTTTTGAAAGACTGCCTCGAGCTGATTCCAGAACACTATGGCGAGCCGGTGGATCTGGCACAACTTCCGGAAGATGACGAGGTGTATCGTACGCTGCGGCGTGCAGACACGGTGGGAATGTTTCAAGTAGAAAGCCGTGCACAAATGGCATCACTGCCCCGCAACAATCCGGAGAAGTTCTATGACCTTGTTGTGCAGGTTGCCATTATCCGCCCCGGACCGATTGTCGGAAAGATGATGCATCCGTATATGAGGAGACGGCAGAAGCAGGAACCGGTCAGCTATCCGCATCCCTTGCTGGAGTCGACGCTCAAGCGGACACTGGGTGTCCCACTCTTTCAGGAACAACTTTTGCGTATGGCCATGGTCGTCGCCAACTTCACGGGGGCTGAAGCCGAGGAGTTACGCCGTGCTGTCGGGATGCGGCGATCGTGGGAACGCATGAAGAACCTCGAAGGCCGGTTACGGGCGGGCATGGCGGCTAATGGCATTGACGCAAAGACGCAAGACGATATTGTTCAACACATCAGCTCGTTCGCCTTATATGGATTCCCCGAATCTCATGCGGCCAGCTTCGCTCTGATCGCGTATGCATCTGCTTATTTCAAGGTCAAATATCTGGCTGCGTTTACCTGTGCCATCCTCAATTGCCAGCCGATGGGCTTTTACATGCCGGCTGTTCTGGTGAAAGACGCACAACGACATGGACTACGTGTAAAACACATCGACGTTCAACGATCGCAATGGGCCTGCACCATTGAACATGAAGAAGATGGGACCTTGTCCTTGCGCCTGGGACTTGGGTATGCAAAAGGATTCAGAAAGCAGACAGCCGATGCGCTCGTCACAGAACGTGAAGGACACGGCTTATTTCGTTCTATCGATGATTTTGTGACACGCATGGCGACAATCAACCGTAAAGAACTGACCCTTCTCTCGAGTGTGGGAGCGCTGAATGTTCTTGACGGGGTGCAGCATAGGCGGGATGCTCTGTGGCAAGTAGAACGTGCGGGACGGCCGGAAGGTCCCCTGCTTTCGCAGGTATCTGCGCTACGAGAGGAAAATCCTTCCTCTCCGCTCAACAAGATGACAACAGAAGAGAGGCTGGTGGCAGATTATGCGGGCACCGGCCTAACGGTCGGCCAGCATCCGATGGCTTGCCAGCGGCAGGAACTCCATCGTCGCAGTATTCTTTCCGCCGAAGAACTCAGGCACTACCGACATGGAGATTTCGTAAAGGCTGCAGGCTGCGTCATTGCGCGCCAACGCCCGGGCACAGCACATGGGTTCGTCTTTCTGTCGATGGAAGATGAGACCGGTATCGCCAATGTGATTGTGACACCCGATCTCTTCGAGAGAGAACGTCTTATTGTCACGCGAAGCAAGTTCATTCTTGTCGAAGGTCTGCTCCAAAACCAGGATGGCGTGATTCACGTCAAAGCTACTCGGATACGAACACTGAACGACCTGTCACTGGAGGTTCGATCACATGACTTCCACTAG
- a CDS encoding MGMT family protein, whose translation MILSIPPGKVSTYGRVAAAAGYPRYHRAVARLLRTDPPDDLPWHRVLGAGGAIKLHGEAAREQRSRLKLEGVRFLGEKVDMERHEHTFKPWEVYE comes from the coding sequence ATGATTCTTTCTATTCCGCCTGGCAAGGTCAGCACCTATGGCAGAGTCGCCGCGGCGGCTGGCTATCCACGCTACCATCGTGCCGTGGCTCGGCTTCTACGTACAGATCCGCCAGATGATCTGCCGTGGCATCGCGTGCTTGGCGCCGGAGGCGCAATCAAGCTGCATGGAGAAGCCGCACGGGAGCAGCGCTCGCGCCTAAAGCTGGAAGGCGTCCGCTTCCTCGGAGAGAAGGTGGATATGGAACGGCATGAACACACCTTCAAACCCTGGGAGGTCTACGAGTGA
- a CDS encoding Ig-like domain-containing protein has product MPLLRGFSIGPRVDIVSPYAGEVGVEPKTPITLTFNKEMSPETIIPTTFTLRDEQGKVVPATVAYDDATHEAVLQPMSALQQGSTYEVTLRGGQQGIFDQHSHPLAEDMKWRFTIGIEAAESPAQGPGGPILLVTSKTNGFSQYYAEILRNEGLNEFDAEDIEQLSAQELARHDLVLVGEIPVDDGKIRMIVDWVRSGGTVIAMRPPRKLAQSFGFSLPTSEADRQVQHGGYLRINSKTPVGAGMIQQAIQFHGDADRLIADNATTFATLHTDAQTATQFPAVSAVTFGAGKVIVFSYDLAKSIVYTRQGNPEWSGNERDGIPPIRSDDLFYGANEKDPHPDWVDRNAIAIPQADIQQRLLANLIISFSSSKKPLPHFWYLPRGLKAAIVMTGDDHGHGGTAGRFRIYQDRSPSGCSLENWECIRGTSHIFVGSISSEQAAAFVKQGFEIGLHVYTACTDWPAKEARDSDGVERRRVNREFADALYSQQLAGFAIKYPGVPPPVSNRTDCIAWGDYDTQPQVEFDHKIRLDTNYYYWPAKWVKDTPGLFTGSGLPMRFARRDGSLIDVYQAPTQMTDESKQSYPFTIDTLLSNALGSSEYFGVFTANMHNDDVKSPGADAIIASAQKHHVPIITASQLLKWLDGRNASRFRDIKWSNNQLSFSIDVGIGGNGIEAMLPIHSSSGDLTAISLNGATVEWQKRTVAGLSYAVVRAASGTFLATYNHPARNSVARR; this is encoded by the coding sequence GTGCCGCTGCTCCGCGGTTTCTCCATCGGACCACGAGTCGACATTGTCAGCCCTTACGCCGGAGAAGTAGGCGTCGAGCCGAAGACGCCAATCACGTTGACCTTTAACAAGGAAATGTCGCCTGAAACGATCATTCCAACCACCTTCACCTTGCGAGATGAACAGGGCAAGGTGGTTCCAGCGACAGTCGCTTACGATGATGCCACTCATGAGGCTGTCCTCCAGCCTATGTCCGCCCTGCAGCAGGGTTCCACATACGAAGTGACACTGCGTGGAGGCCAGCAAGGCATCTTCGATCAACACAGTCATCCGCTCGCGGAAGACATGAAATGGCGATTCACGATCGGTATTGAGGCCGCCGAATCGCCGGCACAAGGCCCCGGTGGCCCTATTCTGCTTGTCACGAGTAAGACAAATGGTTTCAGCCAGTACTATGCCGAGATCCTTCGCAATGAGGGGTTGAATGAGTTTGATGCTGAAGATATCGAGCAGCTTTCTGCCCAGGAACTCGCGAGACATGACCTTGTGCTTGTCGGTGAAATACCTGTCGATGATGGCAAAATCCGGATGATAGTCGACTGGGTGCGGAGTGGCGGAACCGTGATCGCAATGCGGCCCCCTCGCAAGCTGGCCCAGAGTTTTGGATTCAGCCTGCCGACTTCCGAAGCTGACAGGCAAGTTCAGCATGGCGGTTACCTGAGGATCAACTCGAAGACCCCGGTGGGCGCCGGAATGATTCAGCAGGCGATTCAGTTTCATGGCGATGCCGATCGGTTGATCGCGGATAACGCAACCACATTTGCCACGTTGCATACGGACGCCCAGACCGCGACTCAATTCCCTGCTGTCAGCGCCGTAACGTTTGGCGCCGGCAAGGTCATCGTCTTCAGCTACGATCTGGCAAAGTCCATTGTCTATACACGCCAGGGCAATCCCGAGTGGTCGGGGAATGAACGAGATGGAATCCCGCCGATACGCTCAGATGATCTGTTTTATGGAGCAAATGAAAAGGATCCCCACCCAGATTGGGTGGATCGGAATGCAATTGCGATTCCACAAGCGGACATCCAGCAACGGCTATTGGCCAACCTGATCATCAGCTTCAGTTCGAGCAAAAAACCTCTTCCGCACTTCTGGTATCTGCCGCGCGGCCTCAAGGCCGCTATCGTTATGACCGGTGACGATCATGGGCATGGAGGAACTGCAGGCCGCTTCCGTATCTATCAAGATAGAAGCCCAAGCGGCTGTTCGCTCGAAAACTGGGAATGCATCCGTGGCACCTCGCATATTTTTGTCGGATCGATTTCTTCCGAACAAGCCGCGGCCTTCGTGAAACAGGGGTTTGAGATCGGATTGCACGTTTACACAGCGTGCACTGATTGGCCGGCAAAAGAGGCGCGAGACAGTGATGGCGTTGAAAGACGACGGGTAAATCGCGAATTTGCCGATGCGCTTTACTCGCAGCAACTCGCGGGTTTTGCGATAAAGTATCCCGGAGTTCCGCCACCTGTCAGCAACCGAACCGATTGCATTGCCTGGGGCGATTACGATACGCAACCGCAGGTTGAGTTCGACCACAAGATCCGGCTCGATACGAACTACTACTACTGGCCCGCGAAATGGGTCAAAGATACACCGGGATTATTTACCGGCTCTGGGTTACCGATGCGTTTTGCCCGGCGCGATGGGAGCTTGATCGACGTCTATCAGGCTCCGACGCAGATGACAGACGAGTCAAAACAGAGCTATCCCTTCACGATTGATACGCTCCTCTCGAATGCCCTGGGAAGCTCGGAATACTTCGGCGTATTCACCGCCAATATGCATAACGACGATGTAAAGTCTCCCGGCGCCGACGCCATCATCGCGTCGGCTCAAAAACATCATGTCCCGATCATTACCGCCTCACAGCTATTGAAATGGCTCGACGGACGGAATGCTTCCCGGTTTCGGGACATCAAATGGTCGAATAATCAGCTTTCTTTTTCGATCGACGTGGGCATCGGCGGAAATGGCATCGAAGCAATGCTACCGATCCACTCCTCCAGCGGTGACCTGACTGCCATCTCGCTCAACGGAGCTACCGTAGAGTGGCAAAAGCGGACCGTAGCGGGGCTATCTTATGCGGTAGTCCGAGCAGCGTCGGGAACATTTCTGGCGACCTACAATCATCCAGCGCGCAATAGCGTTGCGCGTCGCTAA
- a CDS encoding YciI family protein, translating into MRFMMIVIPKGYESAPPGTIPSAEAVAKMMEYNRSLQKAGVLLALDGLLPPSTGARISYTGGKATVTDGPFAEAKEVIGGYWIIQVRSREEAIEWARRAPMGNNEIIEVRQIQEMSDFPEDVQKAAEGFENLTKTSAVKA; encoded by the coding sequence ATGCGTTTCATGATGATCGTGATCCCCAAAGGCTATGAAAGTGCGCCTCCAGGCACAATCCCAAGCGCTGAAGCAGTGGCCAAGATGATGGAGTACAACAGGAGTCTGCAGAAGGCTGGCGTACTGCTTGCGCTCGATGGACTCCTGCCCCCTTCGACCGGGGCACGTATTTCCTACACCGGCGGCAAAGCTACGGTTACAGATGGACCTTTCGCCGAGGCCAAAGAGGTCATCGGGGGATACTGGATCATTCAGGTACGGTCGCGGGAGGAAGCGATTGAATGGGCCAGGCGCGCGCCGATGGGAAACAACGAGATCATTGAAGTGCGTCAGATTCAAGAGATGAGCGATTTTCCCGAGGACGTTCAGAAAGCTGCAGAAGGCTTCGAGAATCTGACGAAGACCTCGGCCGTCAAAGCATGA